The stretch of DNA CCAACCCTCGCAAGCGTTCTTCGGCCTGCTGCGCCAGATCGGGGATCAATTCGACGGTGTAGACCTCCCGGCACACTTCGGCCAGGATGGCGGTCTGGTAGCCGCTGCCGGCGCCGACCTCCAACACCTTTGCCTGGGGGGTCAGTTCCAGCAATTGCGTCATCAGGGCGACGATGAACGGTTGCGAGATCGTCTGGCCGAAGCCGATGGGCAGGGGGTGGTCTTCGTAGGCATAGTCCTGCTGGTCGGCGCTGACGAAGCGATGCCGGGGGACGCGGGCGATGGCGGCCAGCACGTCGGGGTCGTCGATCTCAGTCCAGAGAGGGGGCCATCTCGGCATTGGAGACCTGCCCAGGCCGGGCGTTGAGTGGGTCGCCGAGGAGCGGGGCCAGGTGCGGGCGCTGCAAAGCCTGCCAGACTCGCTCGGCCACGGCGGCCTGTCCTTCGGCGCTGAGGTGGACGCCATCCTCGCTCCAACCCTGCGCGAATGTGAACTTGTGGCTGACCTCGATCACCGGCGCCGCCACCATCCGCCCCAGGTCGCGAATCGCCTGGTTGTAGTCGGCCCACAGTCCCCACTCGCCGCCGTTTTGCAGGCCGGGCGCGAGTGGGGTGAGGGTAAGGAAGACCGGCCGGCTGCCCAGCCGCTGGCACTGTTGCGTCAACCAGACCATGATCCGTTTGTAGTCATCGAGCGGCACGATGGGGCGGGGCCGAGCGGCGGGCGGAGGCGGCGGGCGCTGGGGCGATGCCAGGCGGGCGGTGATAGCCCGGACGAGGTGGCTGCGCCCCCATCTTGTCATCTCGTTCTGCCGGAAGCGGGCCAGACGCCGGTCGGCCCGGCCGCTGCCGCCGGTGCGATGGCAGTCGTTCAGGCCCAGGGCAATGAGGACGAGGCGGGGGCGATAGGCGGCGACATGGGCCTGAAAGCGGAGGTAGGCGTCGGCGGTGGCATCGCCAGGGACGCCGGCATTGATCACCTGCCAGTGCCTCTGCGGGAGCGCCTCGGCCAGTCGCGCCGCCAGCAGGGCCGGCCAGGCTTGCTCTTCGGCCAGGAACTGGCCGTAGGCGATCGAGTCGCCCAGAACGACGAGGCGAGTGGCCTGCAAATCGGGTGCGGGCAGGGTGCGGGTGTCCCAGGGTTCGTCCTGTTTGGCGGCGCGGCGGCGCAGATGGACCTCGAGGCCGAGACCAAGAGCGATGGCGCTGAGCAGGAGAAGGACGATATTTTGCACTGCAACGATTGTACATCAGGCGGGCGGGAGGGCGAAAGAGGGGCGGCGGCGGACTCATCGCCCCAGCAGCCGATCCAGCCCAAACAGCCAGACATCGCCCCCCCTTCGCCGACAAAACGCGCCCGGATTTTCTCCCCCGCCCCGCCCGGCGTGCTATAATCGCAGCCGCCCTTCCAACACACACCATCGCCCCGACCTTCGGGGCTTTTTGCTAACAGGAGCCATTCACCATGAGTCTTCAAGACCGTTTCGGCGCCAAAACCCTTTTCGACACCGGCAGCGGCCAGGCCGTCATCTATCGCCTGGAGGCGCTGAGCGAGCGCGGGATCGCCGACATCTCGCGGCTGCCCTACTCGATCAAAGTCCTGCTCGAGGCCGCCCTGCGCCAGTGCGACGGCTTCGAGATCACCGAAGACGATGTCATCGCCCTCGCCCGCTGGCAGCCGCAGCAGGCCGAGCGGAGCGAGATGCCCTTCAAGCCGGGGCGGGTGATCATGCAGGACTTCACCGGCGTGCCGGGCGTGGTCGATCTGGCGGGGCTGCGCGACGCGATGGCCGGCATGGGCGGCGACCCGGCCAAAGTCAACCCGCTCATCCCGGTCGATCTCGTCATCGACCACTCGGTGCAAGTGGACAACTTTGGCTCCAGTTTCGCCCTCTTCTTCAACGCCGAGCGCGAGTTCGAGCGCAACCGCGAACGCTACGAATTCCTGAAATGGGGCAGCAAAGCCTTCGCCAACTTCCGCGTCGTCCCGCCCGCCACTGGCATCGTCCATCAGGTCAATCTGGAATATCTGGCGCAGGTGGTGGTGGAGCGCGGGGGAGAGGGAGGGACGCAGGGAGGGGGAGACGCAGGGACGCAGGGAGTCTCTGCGTCTCTGCGTCCCCCCGTCTCTGCGTCCCACCCCCCGGTCGTCTATCCCGATAGCGTGGTCGGCACCGACAGCCACACGACGATGATCAACGGCCTGGGGGTCGTCGGCTGGGGCGTGGGCGGGATCGAGGCCGAGGCGGTCATGCTCGGCCAGCCGATCTACATGCTCACCCCCGATGTGGTCGGTTTCAAACTTAGCGGCAGCCTGCCCCACGGCGCCACCGCCACCGACCTGGTGCTGACGATCACGCAGATGCTGCGCAAACACGGCGTCGTGGGCAAATTCGTCGAGTTCTACGGCCCTGGCCTCAGCCACCTGAGCCTCCCCGACCGCGCCACCATCGCCAACATGGCCCCCGAATACGGCGCCACCATCGGCTTCTTCCCGGTCGATGACGAGACCCTGCGCTATCTGGCTGGCAGCGGGCGCAGTGAGGAGGTGGTCGAACGGGTGGCGCGCTATACCCAGGCGCAAGGCCTCTTCCGCACCGACGACAGCCCCGACCCGGTCTACACCGAAACCCTGAGCCTGGATATGAGCACGGTGGAGCCAAGCCTGGCCGGCCCCAAGCGCCCGCAGGACCGCGTGCGGCTGGCCGATGTCAAGACCAACTTCCGTCATGCT from Caldilineales bacterium encodes:
- a CDS encoding protein-L-isoaspartate(D-aspartate) O-methyltransferase, with translation MPRWPPLWTEIDDPDVLAAIARVPRHRFVSADQQDYAYEDHPLPIGFGQTISQPFIVALMTQLLELTPQAKVLEVGAGSGYQTAILAEVCREVYTVELIPDLAQQAEERLRGLGYSNIQFRQGDGWEGWPEAAPFDGIIVTAAASSWPPPLVEQLAEGGRMVIPIGPAGWDQDLWQATKREGRLRKRCRGPVRFVPLVSPAGKH
- a CDS encoding SGNH/GDSL hydrolase family protein, with product MQNIVLLLLSAIALGLGLEVHLRRRAAKQDEPWDTRTLPAPDLQATRLVVLGDSIAYGQFLAEEQAWPALLAARLAEALPQRHWQVINAGVPGDATADAYLRFQAHVAAYRPRLVLIALGLNDCHRTGGSGRADRRLARFRQNEMTRWGRSHLVRAITARLASPQRPPPPPAARPRPIVPLDDYKRIMVWLTQQCQRLGSRPVFLTLTPLAPGLQNGGEWGLWADYNQAIRDLGRMVAAPVIEVSHKFTFAQGWSEDGVHLSAEGQAAVAERVWQALQRPHLAPLLGDPLNARPGQVSNAEMAPSLD